A stretch of the Gracilinanus agilis isolate LMUSP501 chromosome 4, AgileGrace, whole genome shotgun sequence genome encodes the following:
- the LOC123246965 gene encoding nuclear cap-binding protein subunit 2 isoform X1, whose translation MSGGLLSALQSDSYVELGWYRDQHFRGKMDDQEKLLKKSCTLYVGNLSFYTTEEQIYELFSKSGDIKKIIMGLDKVKKTACGFCFVEYYCRADAENAMRYINGTRLDDRIIRTDWDAGFREGRQYGRGRSGGQVRDEYRQDYDAGRGGYGKIVQNQ comes from the coding sequence ATGTCGGGCGGACTTCTGAGCGCGCTGCAGAGCGACTCCTATGTGGAGCTCGGCTGGTACCGCGACCAGCACTTCCGAGGTAAAATGGACGACCAAGAAAAGTTATTAAAGAAAAGCTGCACGCTGTATGTCGGGAACCTGTCCTTTTACACCACGGAGGAACAGATCTACGAACTCTTCAGTAAAAGCGGGGACATCAAGAAGATAATCATGGGCTTGGATAAAGTAAAGAAAACGGCCTGCGGTTTCTGCTTCGTGGAGTACTACTGCCGCGCCGACGCCGAGAACGCCATGCGGTACATTAATGGGACTCGCCTGGATGACCGGATTATCCGCACGGACTGGGATGCGGGCTTCCGGGAGGGCAGGCAATATGGAAGGGGTCGGTCTGGGGGCCAGGTGCGAGATGAGTACAGACAAGACTATGACGCTGGGAGAGGAGGCTATGGGAAAATAGTTCAAAACCAGTGA
- the LOC123246965 gene encoding nuclear cap-binding protein subunit 2 isoform X2 — protein MSGGLLSALQSDSYVELGWYRDQHFRGKMDDQEKLLKKSYAENAMRYINGTRLDDRIIRTDWDAGFREGRQYGRGRSGGQVRDEYRQDYDAGRGGYGKIVQNQ, from the exons ATGTCGGGCGGACTTCTGAGCGCGCTGCAGAGCGACTCCTATGTGGAGCTCGGCTGGTACCGCGACCAGCACTTCCGAGGTAAAATGGACGACCAAGAAAAGTTATTAAAGAAAAGCT ACGCCGAGAACGCCATGCGGTACATTAATGGGACTCGCCTGGATGACCGGATTATCCGCACGGACTGGGATGCGGGCTTCCGGGAGGGCAGGCAATATGGAAGGGGTCGGTCTGGGGGCCAGGTGCGAGATGAGTACAGACAAGACTATGACGCTGGGAGAGGAGGCTATGGGAAAATAGTTCAAAACCAGTGA